The following proteins are co-located in the Caldisericia bacterium genome:
- a CDS encoding ABC transporter permease produces MRLKDTITIVQRNLARSKTRTILTSIGVLIGVAAIVTLISISIALNKSVVEQIESSGDLKTLTVYPISFRFGGRNPFNRRSTSSMSEIKIINRDALKNFERINGVVAVSPIYEYSGIKIEGGKVYSISTFIGIEVNKIKEIAGDLEKGRYFTKNDKYYLIVGAKFGETFLDKNSEKETKIDVLGKNFKITLQRIKDGKIETKTYSFKVIGILKSKGTQEDYNVYVPIDTIISIRDWVTNSNLNPELNGYQRAIVKVKDVNSVSYVTQKLEDMGYTVFSIQTLINAISNVFRILQFILGGIAAISLIVAGVGIINTMTMSIYERTRQIGIMKAIGASNKDILLIFLIESAALGFFGGIGGVILSFILNTIITIISPFITQGVKLNVISPFYLIIFAIMFAIIIGIISGYFPSKRAANLSPVDALRYE; encoded by the coding sequence ATGAGATTAAAAGATACAATAACAATTGTTCAAAGAAATTTAGCAAGATCTAAAACAAGAACAATTTTAACTTCAATTGGGGTTTTAATTGGTGTTGCTGCAATAGTAACACTAATTTCAATTTCAATTGCATTAAATAAAAGTGTTGTTGAACAAATTGAAAGTAGTGGAGATTTGAAAACTCTAACAGTTTATCCTATTTCATTTAGATTTGGAGGAAGAAACCCATTTAATAGGAGAAGCACTTCTTCTATGTCCGAAATAAAGATAATAAATAGAGATGCTCTAAAAAATTTTGAAAGAATTAATGGTGTTGTTGCAGTATCACCTATTTATGAATATTCTGGAATTAAAATTGAGGGAGGAAAAGTTTATAGCATATCAACTTTTATTGGAATTGAAGTAAATAAAATAAAAGAGATTGCAGGAGATTTAGAAAAAGGGAGATATTTTACAAAAAACGATAAATATTATTTAATTGTTGGAGCAAAGTTTGGAGAAACTTTTCTAGATAAAAATAGTGAAAAAGAAACAAAAATAGATGTTTTAGGAAAAAATTTTAAAATAACTTTACAAAGAATAAAAGATGGAAAAATAGAAACAAAAACATATTCCTTTAAAGTTATAGGAATATTAAAATCAAAAGGAACACAAGAAGATTATAATGTATATGTTCCAATCGATACAATTATTTCGATAAGAGATTGGGTAACTAACTCAAATCTTAATCCAGAACTTAATGGTTATCAAAGAGCGATTGTAAAAGTAAAAGATGTTAACAGTGTAAGTTATGTCACTCAAAAATTAGAAGATATGGGTTATACAGTTTTTTCAATTCAAACATTGATAAATGCCATTTCAAATGTTTTTAGAATATTGCAATTCATTTTAGGAGGTATAGCAGCAATTTCTCTTATAGTTGCTGGTGTTGGAATAATAAATACTATGACTATGTCAATTTATGAAAGAACAAGACAAATAGGAATCATGAAAGCAATAGGTGCATCAAATAAAGATATTCTCTTGATATTTCTAATTGAATCTGCTGCTTTAGGATTTTTTGGTGGTATTGGTGGAGTTATTTTATCATTTATTTTGAATACTATAATAACAATAATTTCACCCTTCATTACTCAAGGTGTAAAATTAAATGTTATTTCGCCATTTTATTTAATTATATTTGCAATAATGTTTGCTATAATTATTGGAATAATTTCAGGATATTTTCCATCAAAAAGAGCAGCAAATTTAAGTCCAGTTGATGCATTAAGATACGAATAA
- the ortA gene encoding 2-amino-4-oxopentanoate thiolase subunit OrtA has product MILKKGDYVEIKKTLLNPDERAENLPDDTKKVPYEGKIRGYLTHDGEIGKEVEIETPIGRKLKGILLGLTKEYTHNFGEPIRELIDIGKKIKEKYLKD; this is encoded by the coding sequence ATGATCCTTAAAAAAGGAGATTATGTTGAAATAAAAAAAACTCTATTAAATCCAGATGAAAGAGCAGAAAACCTACCTGATGATACAAAGAAAGTTCCATATGAAGGAAAAATCAGAGGTTATCTTACCCACGATGGAGAGATAGGCAAAGAAGTAGAAATTGAAACTCCCATTGGAAGAAAATTAAAAGGAATTCTTCTTGGCTTGACAAAAGAGTATACACATAATTTTGGAGAACCAATTAGAGAATTAATTGATATTGGAAAAAAAATAAAAGAAAAATATCTTAAGGATTAA
- the ortB gene encoding 2-amino-4-oxopentanoate thiolase subunit OrtB translates to MGKVEEFLKKSSEIMKKSLAGIEYDKFEIKNISFNYDALMDSVPYDIGEISKIQREFKVGGTPLYELKNINKIVKKLSKKGFGAKILLKDEANNASGSFKARRASLSIYHAKKLGYEGVVAETSGNYGAAVASQAAQMNLKAIIVQEVFDSKWIGQPEILEKGRACEAYGAEVWQMTVGPELFYTTLLILKETGYFNASLYTPYGIKGIETLGYEIALEVKEKYGKYPDYVLVTHAGGGNVTGTKRGLLLGGAKNSKVIGVSVDLRGLHMASDNDFNKKSFTTGHTGFGVPFMVKPDRTDVPRNAARPLRYIDDYLIVSQGEVFYTTILLAQVEGLERGPAGNTSLAAAIPLAIELPEDKIIVVQETEYTGAGKHPFAQLTFAKKMGIEVVKGKPEENLPGKKIAIPEDVSELRYEKVDLNEIKRSYLKNAIKNLNEITKDDLKFLKEEINEKESDFVERYLFEKGVKVYG, encoded by the coding sequence ATGGGGAAGGTTGAAGAATTTTTGAAAAAAAGCAGCGAAATAATGAAGAAATCTCTTGCGGGAATTGAATATGATAAATTTGAAATAAAAAATATTTCATTTAATTATGACGCTCTTATGGATTCAGTCCCTTATGATATTGGTGAAATTTCAAAAATTCAAAGAGAATTTAAAGTTGGAGGAACTCCTCTTTATGAATTAAAAAATATTAATAAAATAGTTAAAAAATTATCAAAGAAGGGTTTTGGTGCAAAAATTTTACTTAAAGATGAAGCAAATAATGCCTCTGGCTCATTTAAAGCAAGAAGAGCATCACTTTCAATTTATCATGCAAAAAAATTAGGTTATGAAGGAGTAGTTGCAGAAACAAGTGGAAATTATGGAGCAGCAGTTGCATCTCAAGCAGCACAAATGAATTTAAAAGCAATAATAGTTCAGGAAGTATTTGATTCAAAATGGATTGGTCAACCTGAAATTCTTGAAAAAGGGAGAGCATGTGAGGCTTATGGTGCTGAAGTTTGGCAGATGACTGTTGGACCAGAACTTTTTTATACAACACTTCTTATTTTAAAAGAAACAGGTTATTTTAATGCATCACTTTATACTCCATATGGAATAAAAGGAATTGAAACATTAGGTTATGAAATAGCATTAGAAGTTAAAGAAAAATATGGGAAATACCCAGATTATGTTTTAGTTACTCACGCAGGTGGTGGAAATGTTACTGGAACTAAAAGAGGTCTTCTTTTAGGAGGTGCAAAAAATTCAAAAGTTATAGGTGTATCTGTTGATTTAAGAGGTCTTCATATGGCATCTGATAATGATTTTAATAAAAAATCATTCACTACAGGTCATACAGGCTTTGGAGTACCATTTATGGTTAAACCAGATAGAACTGATGTTCCAAGAAACGCAGCAAGACCTCTAAGATATATTGATGATTACTTAATTGTATCTCAAGGAGAAGTTTTTTATACAACAATTCTTCTTGCACAAGTTGAAGGACTTGAAAGAGGCCCTGCTGGAAATACATCCCTTGCTGCAGCAATTCCACTTGCAATTGAACTTCCTGAGGATAAGATAATTGTTGTTCAAGAAACAGAGTATACTGGTGCAGGAAAACATCCATTTGCTCAACTAACATTTGCAAAAAAAATGGGTATTGAAGTTGTAAAAGGTAAGCCAGAAGAAAATTTGCCAGGTAAAAAAATTGCAATACCGGAAGATGTTAGTGAACTAAGATATGAAAAGGTCGATTTAAATGAGATAAAGAGATCATATTTAAAAAATGCGATAAAAAATTTAAATGAAATAACAAAAGATGATCTTAAATTTCTTAAAGAAGAGATAAATGAAAAAGAAAGTGATTTTGTGGAGAGATATCTTTTTGAGAAAGGAGTGAAAGTTTATGGTTAG
- a CDS encoding ornithine aminomutase subunit alpha: MVREDDFEKRREHLKNMSEEELIEYFWKLTEKIVDPLVELSYTHTSPSIERSVLLRMGFSSIEAKDIVKNMVENNLLSHGAGRIVLLYSELKNKNYIEAGKELAKGIGWDEILNYYRRNKDALSE, translated from the coding sequence ATGGTTAGAGAAGATGATTTTGAAAAAAGAAGGGAGCATCTTAAAAATATGAGTGAAGAAGAATTAATTGAATATTTTTGGAAACTTACAGAAAAAATTGTTGACCCACTTGTAGAATTATCTTACACACATACATCTCCTTCAATTGAAAGAAGTGTTTTACTCAGAATGGGGTTTTCAAGCATTGAAGCAAAAGATATTGTAAAAAATATGGTTGAGAATAATCTATTATCACATGGTGCAGGAAGAATAGTTCTTTTATACAGCGAATTAAAAAACAAAAATTATATAGAGGCAGGAAAAGAATTAGCAAAAGGAATCGGATGGGACGAAATTTTAAATTATTATAGGAGGAATAAAGATGCTCTCTCCGAATGA